Below is a window of Pseudomonadota bacterium DNA.
CTGCCGTTGTCAATAACGTAAACCCTGCTTATCATCTTAAGGGCGGATTTTATATTTTGTTCGGATAAAAAGATGCTGATCCCTGCATCCCTTAATTTTAGGATTTGTTTTTCAAGGTCGCGGACGATTAAAGGCGCCAACCCCTCTGTTGGTTCATCCAGCAGAAGAAGGTCTGGACTTCCCATTAGTGCTCTGGCAATGGTGAGCATCTGCTGTTCTCCGCCACTTAAATTACCGCCTCTTCTTGTTTTTATCTCTTTAAGGGCAGGAAATAATTCATATACCCTGTCTTTATTCCAGTCAGTTTTTCTGCTATGAACAATTTCAAAGTTGTCGTCCACGCTTAAATCAGCAAAAACCCTTCTATCATCGGGCACATAACCTATACCCTTCCTGTAAAGTATGTAAGGTTTTTGTCCTGTGATACCTTCACCGTTAAATGTAATGGTTCCTTCCCTGGGGGGCGTTAACCCCATTATGCTTCTCATCGTGGTGCTCTTTCCAGCCCCATTTCTCCCGAGAAGACCTACGACCTCTCCTTTTGAGACGGTTA
It encodes the following:
- a CDS encoding ABC transporter ATP-binding protein, with protein sequence MLNVNGIHTYYGLSHILFDVSLTVSKGEVVGLLGRNGAGKSTTMRSIMGLTPPREGTITFNGEGITGQKPYILYRKGIGYVPDDRRVFADLSVDDNFEIVHSRKTDWNKDRVYELFPALKEIKTRRGGNLSGGEQQMLTIARALMGSPDLLLLDEPTEGLAPLIVRDLEKQILKLRDAGISIFLSEQNIKSALKMISRVYVIDNGRIRFEGTVAELEANEEVKKKYLMV